From a single Oncorhynchus tshawytscha isolate Ot180627B linkage group LG33, Otsh_v2.0, whole genome shotgun sequence genomic region:
- the sympk gene encoding symplekin isoform X1 codes for MDNKGSNKKMASNNGESAGVRTSVASQFFNEDEDTAIVDMTTSEKVVDLLNQAALIATDSKLTVLKQVQELIINKDPSLLDNFLDEIIAFQTDKSMEVRKFVIGFIEEACKRDNELLLKLIANLNMLLKDESVNVVKKAILTLTQLYKVALQWFVRSKTMSDMQEACWDMVTQMKEEVLAMLEVDNDGVRTHAIKFTESLIITLSPRTSDSDTPKRQEGDISLDKISKDHAYIRYDTLCGEGKSALEQLLKFMVHPAISSINLTTALGSLATLARQRPMFMSEVVQAYETLHANLPPTLAKSQVSSVRKNLKLHLMAVLKHPCSLEFQGQISTLLLDLGMSQNEITRHTPAPREPRKRPRHEPYTEGKKLKIEPALIEDDEDKEEPAPPSISKPSSVPVVQSAIDLTAEFLRPLLSPENVANLVLISMVYLPDVMPASFQATYTPVESAGTDAQIKHLARMMATQMTAAGVGPGLEQCKARDEKAGKEEGMDEGIGESSKDLLIKRKVPVMGQAISVVGGGYGDKSQTETGEAPQVKRLPEPILPSTQIKTPGTSGKRKVFRLADVIQPLTDTQLEKLTNMAVKRILHSEKAIAQSGMAHVRVKLLSRLVTQFEGMMKDDVLEFILEDIRTRSDLAFSLLYQEYNTYLSQQPTGLLDSYDHCLFTLLSGLQEKPEQRDGLFTKIVLEAPLITESALEVIRRYCEDESRVYLGMTTLKELIVKRPSRQFQYLHVLLDLSSHEKEKVRSNALSFIKRMYEKDQLRDYIEKFALNYMQLLVHPNPPSLLFGADKDTEVASPWTEDTVRQCLYLYLSLLPLNHRLVHELASVYTEAIADIKRSVLRVIEQPIRGMGMKSPQLLLLVENCPKGAETLVTRCLHILTDKVPPSPELVERVRDLYHKRVPDVRFLIPVINGLEKKEVTQALPKLIKLNPIVVKEVFNRLLGTQHSEGSSSMSPLTPGELLISLHNVDSTKCDMKSIIKATNLCFGEKNVYTSEVLAVVMQQLMEQSPLPILLMRTVIQSLSMYPRLGGFVMNILSRLIVKQVWKYPKVWEGFVKCCQRTKPQSYSVLLQLPPAQLTSVFERCPEMREPLLQHVHSFTPHQQAHIPASIMTVLEANSKQPEPEAMQPVVLERQVETPIATIAANVTITPVATFTPVATPPVRAEPIPVPLRDPEPALQQHLPSKKEEEEPMEEGETAPTCQEETADTTLQVDLPVVEENPTPDPIETVEEPMEEARTEPSDVTDQLKDVTEEGTTEPETGTGDAE; via the exons ATGGATAATAAAGGATCTAATAAG AAGATGGCCTCAAATAACGGAGAAAGTGCTGGTGTGAGGACCAGTGTGGCATCACAGTTTTTCAATGAAGACGAGGACACGGCTATTGTCGATATGACCACCAGTGAAAAG GTTGTTGATCTCCTGAACCAAGCAGCTCTTATTGCTACAGACAGCAAACTCACGGTTCTCAAACAG GTCCAGGAATTGATCATCAACAAGGACCCCTCTTTACTTGACAATTTCTTAGAT GAGATCATAGCCTTTCAGACCGATAAGTCAATGGAAGTAAGAAAGTTTGTCATTGGCTTCATTGAGgaagcatg TAAGAGGGACAACGAGCTCCTGCTTAAACTGATTGCCAACCTGAACATGCTGCTGAAGGACGAAAGTGtcaatgtggtgaagaaggctaTCCTCACACTCACTCAGCTCTACAAAGTGGCGCTGCAG TGGTTTGTGCGTTCCAAGACCATGTCAGACATGCAGGAAGCATGCTGGGACATGGTGACTCAGATGAAGGAGGAAGTTCTGGCTATGCTGGAAGTTGACAATGATGGAGTCCGCACTCATGCTATCAAGTTCACAGAGTCTCTCATCATCACTCTTTCACCGAGGACGTCAGACTCTGACACTCCCAAGCGCCAAGAGGGAGACATCAGCCTGGATAAAATCTCCAAAGACCATGCCTATATCCGCTACG ATACCCTGTGTGGGGAGGGCAAGTCTGCGCTGGAGCAGCTTCTGAAGTTCATGGTCCACCCTGCTATCTCCAGCATCAACCTGACCACAGCCCTGGGTTCCCTGGCCACACTGGCCCGACAGAGGCCTATGTTTATGTCTGAAGTGGTCCAGGCTTATGAGACTCTGCATG CCAACCTACCCCCAACACTGGCAAAGTCTCAGGTGAGCAGTGTACGCAAGAATCTAAAGTTACACCTGATGGCAGTGCTCAAGCACCCCTGCAGCCTGGAGTTCCAGGGACAAATCAGCACTCTGCTCCTAGACCTGGGGATGTCCCAGAATGAAATAACCCGTCACACACCAGCCCCACGTGAACCGCGCAAAAGGCCCCGCCATGAGCCATACACAGAGGGCAAAAAGCTCAAGATTG AGCCCGCTCTTATAGAAGATGATGAAGATAAAGAAGAGCCAGCCCCACCTTCCATCTCCAAGCCCTCCTCTGTGCCAGTAGTCCAGTCAGCCATCGACCTCACTGCAGAGTTCTTGCGCCCCCTGCTCTCCCCAGAGAACGTGGCCAATCTG GTTCTAATCAGCATGGTGTATTTGCCTGATGTCATGCCAGCGTCCTTCCAGGCCACATACACACCAGTGGAGTCTGCAGGAACAGATGCCCAAATCAAACACTTGGCCAGAATGATGGCCACTCAGATGACAGCAGCGGGAGTTggaccag GACTGGAGCAGTGCAAAGCACGAGATGAGAAAGCTGGAAAGGAGGAGGGCATGGATGAAGGCATAGGGGAGTCCTCCAAAGACCTGCTCATCAAGCGCAAAGTACCAGTTATGGGTCAAGCCATCTCTGTGGTTGGAGGAGGCTATGGAGATAAGAGCCAAACTGAAACGGGGGAAGCCCCCCAGGTCAAGAGGCTGCCtgagcccatcctcccctccaCACAGATCAA aACACCTGGGACAAGTGGGAAGAGGAAAGTGTTCAGATTAGCTGATGTGATCCAGCCTTTGACAGACACCCAGCTTGAAAAGTTGACCAACATGGCTGTCAAGCGCATCCTGCACTCAGAAAAAGCTATAGCACAGAGTGGGATGGCCCAT GTGCGCGTGAAGCTGCTGTCCAGACTTGTGACTCAGTTTGAGGGGATGATGAAGGATGATGTGCTGGAGTTCATTCTGGAGGACATTAGGACCAGGAGCGACCTGgccttctctcttctctaccagGAGTATAACACATACCTCAGTCAGCAGCCCACTGGCTTGTTGGACAGCTACGACCACTGCCTCTTCACTCTACTGTCCGGCCTGCAGGAGAAGCCCGAGCAGAGGGATGG GCTTTTCACAAAGATTGTGCTGGAGGCTCCGTTAATTACAGAATCTGCTTTGGAAGTAATACGACGGTACTGTGAAGATGAG TCGCGGGTGTACCTCGGCATGACTACTCTAAAAGAGCTGATTGTAAAACGGCCCTCAAGGCAGTTCCAGTATCTCCATGTGCTTCTGGATCTCAGCTCACATGAAAAGGAGAAG GTGCGCTCCAATGCCCTGTCCTTCATAAAGCGGATGTATGAGAAAGACCAGCTGAGGGATTATATTGAGAAGTTTGCCCTGAACTACATGCAGCTCCTTGTACACCCTAACCCTCCGTCGTTACTTTTTGGGGCTGACAAGGATACAG AGGTGGCCTCCCCCTGGACAGAGGACACAGTGAGGCAGTGCCTGTACCTCTACCTGTCCCTTCTGCCTCTCAACCACCGCCTGGTTCATGAGCTGGCCTCTGTCTACACTGAAGCCATTGCCGACATCAAGCGCAGTGTGCTTCGAGTGATAGAGCAGCCA ATCCGTGGAATGGGGATGAAGTCTCCACAGCTTCTGCTGTTGGTTGAAAACTGTCCTAAAGGAGCAGAGACTCTGGTCACTCGCTGCCTGCACATTCTCACTGATAAAG TGCCTCCGTCACCAGAGttggtggagagagtgagggaccTGTATCACAAACGAGTGCCCGATGTTCGTTTCCTAATTCCTGTCATCAACGGCCTGGAAAAG AAAGAGGTGACCCAGGCTCTTCCCAAGCTTATCAAGCTCAACCCCATTGTGGTGAAGGAAGTCTTCAACCGTCTCCTGGGCACCCAGCATA GCGAGGGTAGTTCCTCAATGTCTCCTCTCACCCCTGGCGAGCTTCTAATTTCTTTACACAATGTTGACTCAACAAAGTGTGACATGAAGTCCATCATAAAAG CCACCAACCTGTGTTTTGGGGAGAAGAATGTGTACACGTCAGAGGTCCTGGCTGTGGTAATGCAGCAGCTGATGGAGCAGAGTCCTCTCCCCATTCTGCTGATGAGAACAGTTATCCAGTCCCTCAGCATGTACCCCCGCCTGGGAGGCTTCGTTATGAACATCCTGTCCCGACTCATTGTCAAGCAG GTGTGGAAGTATCCTAAGGTGTGGGAGGGCTTTGTGAAGTGCTGCCAGAGGACCAAGCCGCAGTCCTACAGCGTGCTGCTGCAGCTCCCACCAGCCCAGCTTACCAGTGTGTTTGAGCGCTGCCCGGAGATGAGGGAACCTCTTCTACAGCACGTCCACTCTTTCACCCCCcaccag CAAGCCCACATTCCTGCCTCCATCATGACAGTCCTGGAGGCCAACAGCAAGCAGCCAGAACCAGAGGCCATGCAGCCTGTAGTATTGGAGAGACAG GTTGAGACACCCATTGCAACCATCGCAGCCAATGTAACCATTACACCCGTTGCAACCTTCACACCTGTTGCAACCCCTCCAGTACGGGCAGAACCTATTCCAGTACCGCTGAGAGATCCAGAGCCAGCACTCCAGCAGCATCTGCCAAGtaaaaaagaggaagaggagcccatggaggaaggagagacggCCCCCACTTGTCAAGAGGAAACTGCAGACACCACTTTACAG GTGGATTTGCCAGTAGTGGAAGAAAACCCCACTCCGGATCCTATAGAGACCGTGGAGGAACCAATGGAGGAGGCACGTACTGAACCTTCAGATGTCACTGACCAATTAAAGGATGTCACCGAAGAAGGTACCACAGAACCTGAGACTGGCACAGGAGATGCAGAATGA
- the sympk gene encoding symplekin isoform X2, with the protein MDNKGSNKMASNNGESAGVRTSVASQFFNEDEDTAIVDMTTSEKVVDLLNQAALIATDSKLTVLKQVQELIINKDPSLLDNFLDEIIAFQTDKSMEVRKFVIGFIEEACKRDNELLLKLIANLNMLLKDESVNVVKKAILTLTQLYKVALQWFVRSKTMSDMQEACWDMVTQMKEEVLAMLEVDNDGVRTHAIKFTESLIITLSPRTSDSDTPKRQEGDISLDKISKDHAYIRYDTLCGEGKSALEQLLKFMVHPAISSINLTTALGSLATLARQRPMFMSEVVQAYETLHANLPPTLAKSQVSSVRKNLKLHLMAVLKHPCSLEFQGQISTLLLDLGMSQNEITRHTPAPREPRKRPRHEPYTEGKKLKIEPALIEDDEDKEEPAPPSISKPSSVPVVQSAIDLTAEFLRPLLSPENVANLVLISMVYLPDVMPASFQATYTPVESAGTDAQIKHLARMMATQMTAAGVGPGLEQCKARDEKAGKEEGMDEGIGESSKDLLIKRKVPVMGQAISVVGGGYGDKSQTETGEAPQVKRLPEPILPSTQIKTPGTSGKRKVFRLADVIQPLTDTQLEKLTNMAVKRILHSEKAIAQSGMAHVRVKLLSRLVTQFEGMMKDDVLEFILEDIRTRSDLAFSLLYQEYNTYLSQQPTGLLDSYDHCLFTLLSGLQEKPEQRDGLFTKIVLEAPLITESALEVIRRYCEDESRVYLGMTTLKELIVKRPSRQFQYLHVLLDLSSHEKEKVRSNALSFIKRMYEKDQLRDYIEKFALNYMQLLVHPNPPSLLFGADKDTEVASPWTEDTVRQCLYLYLSLLPLNHRLVHELASVYTEAIADIKRSVLRVIEQPIRGMGMKSPQLLLLVENCPKGAETLVTRCLHILTDKVPPSPELVERVRDLYHKRVPDVRFLIPVINGLEKKEVTQALPKLIKLNPIVVKEVFNRLLGTQHSEGSSSMSPLTPGELLISLHNVDSTKCDMKSIIKATNLCFGEKNVYTSEVLAVVMQQLMEQSPLPILLMRTVIQSLSMYPRLGGFVMNILSRLIVKQVWKYPKVWEGFVKCCQRTKPQSYSVLLQLPPAQLTSVFERCPEMREPLLQHVHSFTPHQQAHIPASIMTVLEANSKQPEPEAMQPVVLERQVETPIATIAANVTITPVATFTPVATPPVRAEPIPVPLRDPEPALQQHLPSKKEEEEPMEEGETAPTCQEETADTTLQVDLPVVEENPTPDPIETVEEPMEEARTEPSDVTDQLKDVTEEGTTEPETGTGDAE; encoded by the exons ATGGATAATAAAGGATCTAATAAG ATGGCCTCAAATAACGGAGAAAGTGCTGGTGTGAGGACCAGTGTGGCATCACAGTTTTTCAATGAAGACGAGGACACGGCTATTGTCGATATGACCACCAGTGAAAAG GTTGTTGATCTCCTGAACCAAGCAGCTCTTATTGCTACAGACAGCAAACTCACGGTTCTCAAACAG GTCCAGGAATTGATCATCAACAAGGACCCCTCTTTACTTGACAATTTCTTAGAT GAGATCATAGCCTTTCAGACCGATAAGTCAATGGAAGTAAGAAAGTTTGTCATTGGCTTCATTGAGgaagcatg TAAGAGGGACAACGAGCTCCTGCTTAAACTGATTGCCAACCTGAACATGCTGCTGAAGGACGAAAGTGtcaatgtggtgaagaaggctaTCCTCACACTCACTCAGCTCTACAAAGTGGCGCTGCAG TGGTTTGTGCGTTCCAAGACCATGTCAGACATGCAGGAAGCATGCTGGGACATGGTGACTCAGATGAAGGAGGAAGTTCTGGCTATGCTGGAAGTTGACAATGATGGAGTCCGCACTCATGCTATCAAGTTCACAGAGTCTCTCATCATCACTCTTTCACCGAGGACGTCAGACTCTGACACTCCCAAGCGCCAAGAGGGAGACATCAGCCTGGATAAAATCTCCAAAGACCATGCCTATATCCGCTACG ATACCCTGTGTGGGGAGGGCAAGTCTGCGCTGGAGCAGCTTCTGAAGTTCATGGTCCACCCTGCTATCTCCAGCATCAACCTGACCACAGCCCTGGGTTCCCTGGCCACACTGGCCCGACAGAGGCCTATGTTTATGTCTGAAGTGGTCCAGGCTTATGAGACTCTGCATG CCAACCTACCCCCAACACTGGCAAAGTCTCAGGTGAGCAGTGTACGCAAGAATCTAAAGTTACACCTGATGGCAGTGCTCAAGCACCCCTGCAGCCTGGAGTTCCAGGGACAAATCAGCACTCTGCTCCTAGACCTGGGGATGTCCCAGAATGAAATAACCCGTCACACACCAGCCCCACGTGAACCGCGCAAAAGGCCCCGCCATGAGCCATACACAGAGGGCAAAAAGCTCAAGATTG AGCCCGCTCTTATAGAAGATGATGAAGATAAAGAAGAGCCAGCCCCACCTTCCATCTCCAAGCCCTCCTCTGTGCCAGTAGTCCAGTCAGCCATCGACCTCACTGCAGAGTTCTTGCGCCCCCTGCTCTCCCCAGAGAACGTGGCCAATCTG GTTCTAATCAGCATGGTGTATTTGCCTGATGTCATGCCAGCGTCCTTCCAGGCCACATACACACCAGTGGAGTCTGCAGGAACAGATGCCCAAATCAAACACTTGGCCAGAATGATGGCCACTCAGATGACAGCAGCGGGAGTTggaccag GACTGGAGCAGTGCAAAGCACGAGATGAGAAAGCTGGAAAGGAGGAGGGCATGGATGAAGGCATAGGGGAGTCCTCCAAAGACCTGCTCATCAAGCGCAAAGTACCAGTTATGGGTCAAGCCATCTCTGTGGTTGGAGGAGGCTATGGAGATAAGAGCCAAACTGAAACGGGGGAAGCCCCCCAGGTCAAGAGGCTGCCtgagcccatcctcccctccaCACAGATCAA aACACCTGGGACAAGTGGGAAGAGGAAAGTGTTCAGATTAGCTGATGTGATCCAGCCTTTGACAGACACCCAGCTTGAAAAGTTGACCAACATGGCTGTCAAGCGCATCCTGCACTCAGAAAAAGCTATAGCACAGAGTGGGATGGCCCAT GTGCGCGTGAAGCTGCTGTCCAGACTTGTGACTCAGTTTGAGGGGATGATGAAGGATGATGTGCTGGAGTTCATTCTGGAGGACATTAGGACCAGGAGCGACCTGgccttctctcttctctaccagGAGTATAACACATACCTCAGTCAGCAGCCCACTGGCTTGTTGGACAGCTACGACCACTGCCTCTTCACTCTACTGTCCGGCCTGCAGGAGAAGCCCGAGCAGAGGGATGG GCTTTTCACAAAGATTGTGCTGGAGGCTCCGTTAATTACAGAATCTGCTTTGGAAGTAATACGACGGTACTGTGAAGATGAG TCGCGGGTGTACCTCGGCATGACTACTCTAAAAGAGCTGATTGTAAAACGGCCCTCAAGGCAGTTCCAGTATCTCCATGTGCTTCTGGATCTCAGCTCACATGAAAAGGAGAAG GTGCGCTCCAATGCCCTGTCCTTCATAAAGCGGATGTATGAGAAAGACCAGCTGAGGGATTATATTGAGAAGTTTGCCCTGAACTACATGCAGCTCCTTGTACACCCTAACCCTCCGTCGTTACTTTTTGGGGCTGACAAGGATACAG AGGTGGCCTCCCCCTGGACAGAGGACACAGTGAGGCAGTGCCTGTACCTCTACCTGTCCCTTCTGCCTCTCAACCACCGCCTGGTTCATGAGCTGGCCTCTGTCTACACTGAAGCCATTGCCGACATCAAGCGCAGTGTGCTTCGAGTGATAGAGCAGCCA ATCCGTGGAATGGGGATGAAGTCTCCACAGCTTCTGCTGTTGGTTGAAAACTGTCCTAAAGGAGCAGAGACTCTGGTCACTCGCTGCCTGCACATTCTCACTGATAAAG TGCCTCCGTCACCAGAGttggtggagagagtgagggaccTGTATCACAAACGAGTGCCCGATGTTCGTTTCCTAATTCCTGTCATCAACGGCCTGGAAAAG AAAGAGGTGACCCAGGCTCTTCCCAAGCTTATCAAGCTCAACCCCATTGTGGTGAAGGAAGTCTTCAACCGTCTCCTGGGCACCCAGCATA GCGAGGGTAGTTCCTCAATGTCTCCTCTCACCCCTGGCGAGCTTCTAATTTCTTTACACAATGTTGACTCAACAAAGTGTGACATGAAGTCCATCATAAAAG CCACCAACCTGTGTTTTGGGGAGAAGAATGTGTACACGTCAGAGGTCCTGGCTGTGGTAATGCAGCAGCTGATGGAGCAGAGTCCTCTCCCCATTCTGCTGATGAGAACAGTTATCCAGTCCCTCAGCATGTACCCCCGCCTGGGAGGCTTCGTTATGAACATCCTGTCCCGACTCATTGTCAAGCAG GTGTGGAAGTATCCTAAGGTGTGGGAGGGCTTTGTGAAGTGCTGCCAGAGGACCAAGCCGCAGTCCTACAGCGTGCTGCTGCAGCTCCCACCAGCCCAGCTTACCAGTGTGTTTGAGCGCTGCCCGGAGATGAGGGAACCTCTTCTACAGCACGTCCACTCTTTCACCCCCcaccag CAAGCCCACATTCCTGCCTCCATCATGACAGTCCTGGAGGCCAACAGCAAGCAGCCAGAACCAGAGGCCATGCAGCCTGTAGTATTGGAGAGACAG GTTGAGACACCCATTGCAACCATCGCAGCCAATGTAACCATTACACCCGTTGCAACCTTCACACCTGTTGCAACCCCTCCAGTACGGGCAGAACCTATTCCAGTACCGCTGAGAGATCCAGAGCCAGCACTCCAGCAGCATCTGCCAAGtaaaaaagaggaagaggagcccatggaggaaggagagacggCCCCCACTTGTCAAGAGGAAACTGCAGACACCACTTTACAG GTGGATTTGCCAGTAGTGGAAGAAAACCCCACTCCGGATCCTATAGAGACCGTGGAGGAACCAATGGAGGAGGCACGTACTGAACCTTCAGATGTCACTGACCAATTAAAGGATGTCACCGAAGAAGGTACCACAGAACCTGAGACTGGCACAGGAGATGCAGAATGA
- the rsph4a gene encoding radial spoke head protein 6 homolog A encodes MESEGAPLNNQREQTSICFKAFMLKNSTKSNLNLYDHFARVLTKVMDERPENVVDVIEDMSHEVKRGLLLDKQSTLRDIPPSPAAQLLAEQQMLLFSQGGGDQEVETPLPNVSEVGFLLEQAGVGLGREETLRVFLALKQLVNSQPLARCRLWGKILGTEGNYLVAEGEYRDEEEGINEETAEDAEGEPRDDDEEAEVVEVIDTLPRSTFKPPPVVPKEDNRTGVNKFTYFVCRESGLRWMRLPTVTPTQITAARHIRKFFTGRLDAPIVSYPPFPGNEANYLRAQIARISAGTQVSPLGFYQFGEEEGEEEEEGARDSFEENPDFEGIPVPEMAESLSTWVHHVQHILQQGRCVWVNLAEKPEDDFEEEADEEVKEEADEPEPEVGPPLLTPLSEDAEITTTPPWSSKMSSTLISQFAIAVLRSNLWPGAYAYASGKKFENIYFGWGLKFAGEAYTPTFPTMPQREYTSGPEITEALDPSLEEEQALKAAMEEQKAVQDETEGLGGDEEEDDD; translated from the exons ATGGAGTCAGAGGGAGCACCACTGAACAATCAAAGGGAGCAGACATCGATCTGCTTCAAGGCCTTTATGCTAAAAAATAGTACAAAAAGTAACCTCAACCT CTATGACCATTTTGCACGGGTACTGACCAAGGTGATGGATGAGCGCCCAGAAAATGTGGTTGACGTAATTGAAGACATGAGCCATGAGGTGAAGCGGGGATTGCTGCTGGACAAGCAGAGCACATTGAGAGACATACCTCCGTCGCCTGCTGCACAGCTCCTGGCTGAGCAGCAGATGTTGCTGTTTTCACAGGGAGGTGGTGATCAAGAG GTAGAAACACCGCTCCCCAATGTGAGTGAAGTTGGTTTCTTACTGGAGCAGGCTGGAGTGGGACTGGGCAGAGAGGAGACGCTGAGGGTTTTCCTGGCACTCAAGCAGTTGGTAAATTCCCAACCACTAGCACGCTGCCGACTCTGGGGTAAAATCCTGGGCACTGAGGGCAACTATCTTGTTGCTGAGGgtgagtacagagatgaggaggaAGGGATTAATGAGGAAACAGCGGAAGATGCAGAAGGAGAACCTCGGGATGATGATGAGGAAGCTGAGGTGGTGGAAGTA ATTGATACACTCCCAAGATCCACTTTCAAGCCGCCACCTGTGGTGCCAAAGGAGGACAACCGCACAGGTGTGAACAAATTCACTTACTTTGTGTGCAGAGAGTCTGGCCTTCGCTGGATGAGGCTGCCCactgtcactcctacccagattACAGCTGCGCGCCACATCCGCAAATTCTTCACAGGGAGACTGGATGCCCCCATTGTCagctatccccctttccctggcAATGAGGCTAACTATTTGCGAGCCCAAATTGCTCGCATCTCTGCCGGCACACAGGTCAGTCCCCTCGGGTTCTACCAgtttggagaggaggaaggtgaggaggaagaggagggagccCGAGACAGCTTTGAAGAGAATCCTGACTTTGAGGGTATTCCTGTTCCTGAAATGGCAGAATCTCTATCCACCTGGGTGCATCATGTCCAGCACATTCTCCAACAG GGTCGCTGTGTGTGGGTGAACCTGGCTGAGAAGCCTGAGGATGACTTTGAGGAGGAAGCAGATgaagaggtgaaggaggaggcTGATGAGCCTGAGCCAGAGGTGGGCCCACCGCTCCTCACACCACTCTCTGAGGATGCAG AGATTACCACGACCCCTCCCTGGAGCTCCAAGATGTCCTCCACCCTCATCTCTCAGTTTGCTATTGCAGTGCTACGCTCCAACCTCTGGCCAGGGGCTTATGCTTATGCCAGTGGAAA GAAGTTTGAGAACATATACTTTGGCTGGGGCCTGAAATTTGCAGGGGAAGCCTACACCCCAACTTTTCCAACAATGCCCCAGCGAGAATACACCAGCGGGCCAGAGATTACAGAGGCCCTGGACCCCAG